CTTCGGTGTGGAGATCTCGACTGAATGGTTTTTGAGACCGGTTCAGATCGGCGGCATCTCATGGAACGCGGAAAGTGCACGGAAGGAAAGGGGCGGGAACATGACCGACCCGCAGGAAAGGCCGCTGCAGGAAGGGCTGCTGCAGGAAGGGCTTCTGCAGGAAGGGCCGCCGGAACCAGGGCCGAGGCCGCCGGAGCCGGGACCGCTGCCGTGGGACACGACCGGCGACGCGGGTGTGCGGCGGGCGGACGTCGCGATCCTGCCGATCGGCAGCTTCGAGCAGCACGGCCCGTATCTCCCCCTGGCCACCGACACGTTGATCGCGTGCGCGATCGCCCGGGAGGTCGCCGCCGCGTACCCGGTCCACCGGTTGCCGCCGCTGACGTTCTCCTGTTCGCACGAGCACTCCGCCTGGCCGGGGACCGTCAGCATTTCCGCCACGACGCTCTGTGCCGTGGTGCGGGACATCGCCGAATCGCTCCGCCGTTCCGGCGTCCGGAATCTCGTACTGGTCAACGGGCACGGCGGAAACTATGTGCTGCGCAACGTGGTTCAGGAATCCCTCGGTACCGGTACCCGTATGGCGCTTTTCCCGGGATCGGCCGACTGGGGTGCCGCGCGCGAACGCGCCGGCGTGGAGACACCGTCGCACAGTGATATGCACGCGGGTGAAGTGGAGACCTCTATTCTTCTGCACGACTGTCCCGAACTCGTACGCCCCGGTCATATGACCTCCGATTTCCTCGCCGACGACCGGGAGCATTTGCTCACCGTCGGTCTGCGCCCCTACACGGACACCGGTGTGGTCGGCCGGCCTTCCCTGGCGTCGGCCGAGAAGGGTAAGGAATTGCTCGCCTCTCTCACCGGCTCCTTCGGCGGGTACTTCTCGTTGCTGGTGCCGGAACGTTCCGCCGGCCCGGCCGGGGAGGGGGCCCGATGAACGGCCTTCCCACCGGCCGGCCGGCCGGCGCGCTCGACGCGCGGGGCGCCTGGGAGCGACTGCTGGCCATACGGACCGGGGCGCAGGCCGAGGCCGCCGGACTGCGCCGCGACGGGCACGGGCGCTACCGGTGGAGGGACGGTGCCTCCGCCGGGGCGGACCTCCTCGCCGAGCGCTATCTGCCGCTCTGCCTGGCCGGCCCCCGCTTCACCTTCGCCCAACTCGGCCAGAGCCTCGACGGGTTCATCGCGACCCGCAAGGGCGATGCCGACTACGTCACCGGCCCCGAGGACCGCGAACACCTGCACCGGCTTCGGGCGCTCTCCGACGCGGTGGTCGTCGGCGCCGGGACCGCCGTCGCCGACGACCCGCGGCTGACGGTCCGGGCCTGCCCCGGCCCGCACCCGGTGCGGGTGGTCCTCGACCCGCACGGCCGGGTCCCGCCGACACGGGGGCTGTTCACCGACGGCGCGGCCCCCACCCTGTGGGTGGTCGGCGCGGGCAGCGGGCCCGGGCGGGACCTCGCGGACGGTTCGGCCGCCGCCGGCGTGGACGTACTGGTCCTGCCCGACACCGCCGCGTTCGCCCCCCGCCGGCTGGTGCACGAGCTCGCGCGCCGGGGACTCGGCCGGGTGCTCGTCGAGGGCGGCGGGGTGACGGTGTCCCGCTTCCTGCACGAGGGCGCCCTGGACCGGCTGTACGTCACCGTGGCGCCGGTGCTGATCGGCGACGGGGTGCCGGGTCTCGCGTTCCCCGGACCCGACGTGATGCGGGACGCGCTCAGGCCGCCCGTGCGCCGCGCCTTCCTCGGCGAGGACACCCTCTTCGAACTCGACCTGCGTGCGGCGCGGTCCGGCGAGCCACTGGACGGCGAGCACGGCGGCACCGGGAAGGGCGGCGGCGAAGGCCAGTAGCCCGTAGGCCACGGCAGTGCTCAGCCCCTGGGCACTGCCCAGGCCCGCGGCTCCGAAAGCCCAGGCCGTGACGCCCTCCCGGGGTCCCCAGCCGCCCACGTTCAGCGGCAGCGCCATCGCGAGCAGCGCCAGGACCATCAGCGGCAGCAACTCGGCCGCGGCGGCCGTCGATCCGGCGGCCCGGGCGGCGAGGAGGAACATCCCGAGATGCCCCGCCAGCACCGCGACGGACGAGACCAGCACCCCGGGGCCGTGGCGCCGGCCGAGGTACGCCACCCGTACCTCGGCCAGGGTGCCGCGGACCGCGCGGCCCCACCGCGAGGCGGCGGGCCTGCCGCGGCGCCGCACGGCGACCACGGTCACCAGGGCCGCGGCGCCCGCGAGAACCGCGGCCGCGCCGGGCGTCACGACGACGTCCCGGAGGGCGCCGGCGGCCCGGGCCGCCGGCGCGGACGGGTGCGCCACCAGCAGAACGGCACCGACGGCCACCAGGACCGCCTGCCCCGCCACCCGTTCGAGGACGACCGCGCGCACCCCGCGGCCCACCGCGCCGGCACTCCGCCCGTGCCGCACGGCCCGGTGCACATCTCCGGCCACCCCGCCGGGCAGTGCGGCGTTCAGGAACAGGGAGCGGTAGTAGTCGGCGACGGCCGGGGCGAGCGCGAGCCGGATGTCCAGCGCCCGCGCCACCAGGCACCAGCGCCATGCGCTCAGCACCGTGGTGAACAGCCCGATGCCCAGAGCGGCCAGCAGCGTGGGCGCGTCGATGCCGCGTATGCCGTCGACGAACGCTCCGGTGCCCTGCCACCACAGCGTCGCCGCGACCAGCGCCGCCCCGGCGAGCATGCCGAGACGCCTCCGGGCCGCCCCGGCCGCGGGGCGCCGCGCGGCCGCCAGGACGCGCCCGATCGCCGGGAACCCGATCGCCGGGAACCCGATCGCCGGGAACCCGATCGCCGGGAACCCGATCGCCGGGAACCCGATCGCCGGGAACCCGATCGCCGGGAGCCCGCTCCGGCGGTGCCCCCGGTCACGCGGTGCCCTCCGGTCGGACGGTGTTCCCCGGCCAGGCGATGCCCCTCCGGCCGGGCGTTGTCCTCCGGTCGGATGGTGTCCCCCGGTCAGGGGATGCCCCGTGGTCAGGGGATACCCCCCGGTCGGGCCGTACTGCCCGAGCGCCGGGCGCCACACGTTCGCGAGGTGCCGTCCGAACCCGAGGTGTCGACGCCATGTCGCCGGGTGCTGCCCGAACCGCGGGTGACGCCCCTTCACGGGCTGGAGGCCGTCCACGGAGTTGCGCCCGTTCACGGAGTTGCGCCCGTTCACGGGGTGGCGCCCGTTCACGGGGTGGCGCCCGTTCACGGGGTGCCGCCGTCTCGCCGGGGCAGCGCCAGTACATCGCTGTGGTGCACCACCACACGCAACTCCCCCGCCTCGCACGCCTCCAGCCGGCGCCGCAGATAGGCGCCGGACCGGGTGGCGAGGTCGGGCCGCTGCTCGCGCGCCGCGCCGACCCAGCCCCGCAGCCACTCCGCCGTCAGCCGCCGCGACAACCGCCCGGCCGGCGCATCGCCGTCACCGCCCGGGGTTCCCGGGTCCGCGGCGGCCCCGGTGGGCGTCCCCGTCCAGGCGCCCAGGCGCCACGGGCTGGTCTGCACCCGCACGGTCATGCCCCGGCGGGCGAAGGCGACGGAGGCCGCCGCGACCGCGTCCGGCCCGAGCAGCCGGCGGCCGTGCTCCTCGCGGCGCTGATGCGCGTTGAAGGCGTCGGTGATCTCGTCGTCCATCGGGTCGGACGGGGCGAGGTCCACCCGCCCCACCACCGACAGCGCCAGCAGCGCCGGGCAGCCGGCCCCGGCGCAGGCCGCGACCAGTCCGTCCAGTTCCTCCCGGGTGAGCAGGTCCAGCAGCGCGGACGCCGTCACCAGCGAGGTGCCCCGGAGTCGTTCCGCCGTCAGCCGGGAGACGTCCCCGCGTTCCGTCGCGACGGTGACGGGGCTGCCGTCCGCGGCCGTACGGGGCAGCCGGGCGGAGGCCAGTTCGAGCAGCCGGGGGTCGTGGTCGTGCAGGATCCAGTGCTGGCGGCCGTCGAGCCGGGGCGCCAGCCAGCGGCCCATCGAACCGGTGCCGCAGCCGAGGTCCCGGATCACCAGCGGGGCGGCCGGCCCGTGCCGGTCCGCCGGAGCCGTGCCGGGCAGGTGGAGCCGCAGCGGCTCCAGCAGTTCGGGTGCGCGGGCCGCGGCGTCGGCGGCCTCCCGCAGCGCCAGCCACTCCGGCGCGAATCGCGCGACATCGGTCGTACTCACACGGCCTCCAGGGGATTCTGCCGGAGCTGTTCCAGTGCCCTGGCCAGGTTCCGGGAGGTCGTCTCCCAGCCGGCCAGTGCGGTACGCCGCCGTCGCGCGGCCGTCTTGGAGCGGTGCCGCTCGCCGGGCTCGGTGAGCCAGCGGCGCAGCGCCGCGGCGAATGCCGCCGGGTCCCCCGGCGGCACGAGCGTGCCGGGCACACTGCCGTCGGGTGCCTGCCCCACGGCTTCCGGAAGCCCGCCGGCGGCCGTCGCCAGCACGGGGACCCCGCGCGCGAGGGCCTCGGTGGCGACCATCCCGTACGTCTCCGTGCGCGAGGCGAGCACGAGGAGGTCCGCGGCCGCGTAGCTCGCGTTCAGTTCGGGCCCCGACCGGGGGCCGGTGAGGTGCACCCGGTCGCCCAGGCCGTGCCCGGCGATCAGCTCCCGGAGCCGGGTGACATAGGCGGGGTCGTGGCCGGTCCCGCCGACGAGTTCGCACGTCCACGGCAGTCCGGCGACCGACGCCAGCGCCTCGACCAGGAGGTGCTGCCCCTTGCGCGGTGTCACGGAGGCCACGCAGAGCAGCCGCGGAGCACCGCCGTCCCGACCGGCATCCGGCCCCGGGAGGGCGGGTGCGCCGGTCGCGGTCCCGGGAGCCAGCGGCGCGACGTCCGCGCCGGGGGCGGCGGTGTGGACCCGGTGTGGGTCGAGCCCGTGGTGCTCCACGAGCCGACGCGCCGCCCACGCGCCGGGCGCCACGACCGCCGCCGCGGAGCGCAGCGTCGTGCGTTCCGCGGCGTCCAGCTCGGCGGCCACGTCCGGGGCGAGACCCGTCTCGTCGCCCAGCGGCAGATGCACCAGTACCGCCA
The Streptomyces tirandamycinicus DNA segment above includes these coding regions:
- a CDS encoding creatininase family protein, which translates into the protein MTDPQERPLQEGLLQEGLLQEGPPEPGPRPPEPGPLPWDTTGDAGVRRADVAILPIGSFEQHGPYLPLATDTLIACAIAREVAAAYPVHRLPPLTFSCSHEHSAWPGTVSISATTLCAVVRDIAESLRRSGVRNLVLVNGHGGNYVLRNVVQESLGTGTRMALFPGSADWGAARERAGVETPSHSDMHAGEVETSILLHDCPELVRPGHMTSDFLADDREHLLTVGLRPYTDTGVVGRPSLASAEKGKELLASLTGSFGGYFSLLVPERSAGPAGEGAR
- a CDS encoding RibD family protein, producing MNGLPTGRPAGALDARGAWERLLAIRTGAQAEAAGLRRDGHGRYRWRDGASAGADLLAERYLPLCLAGPRFTFAQLGQSLDGFIATRKGDADYVTGPEDREHLHRLRALSDAVVVGAGTAVADDPRLTVRACPGPHPVRVVLDPHGRVPPTRGLFTDGAAPTLWVVGAGSGPGRDLADGSAAAGVDVLVLPDTAAFAPRRLVHELARRGLGRVLVEGGGVTVSRFLHEGALDRLYVTVAPVLIGDGVPGLAFPGPDVMRDALRPPVRRAFLGEDTLFELDLRAARSGEPLDGEHGGTGKGGGEGQ
- a CDS encoding methyltransferase domain-containing protein — its product is MSTTDVARFAPEWLALREAADAAARAPELLEPLRLHLPGTAPADRHGPAAPLVIRDLGCGTGSMGRWLAPRLDGRQHWILHDHDPRLLELASARLPRTAADGSPVTVATERGDVSRLTAERLRGTSLVTASALLDLLTREELDGLVAACAGAGCPALLALSVVGRVDLAPSDPMDDEITDAFNAHQRREEHGRRLLGPDAVAAASVAFARRGMTVRVQTSPWRLGAWTGTPTGAAADPGTPGGDGDAPAGRLSRRLTAEWLRGWVGAAREQRPDLATRSGAYLRRRLEACEAGELRVVVHHSDVLALPRRDGGTP
- a CDS encoding glycosyltransferase family 4 protein, with product MRADAVGLRPQHVTAAEEPQRTVRFVMPGGVDDPAAPSGGNVYDRRMCRELPRIGWQVDEHAVPGRWPRPGAGPRAELARVLRESPDGSLVLLDGLVACGVPDVVLPEAGRLRLAVLVHLPLGDETGLAPDVAAELDAAERTTLRSAAAVVAPGAWAARRLVEHHGLDPHRVHTAAPGADVAPLAPGTATGAPALPGPDAGRDGGAPRLLCVASVTPRKGQHLLVEALASVAGLPWTCELVGGTGHDPAYVTRLRELIAGHGLGDRVHLTGPRSGPELNASYAAADLLVLASRTETYGMVATEALARGVPVLATAAGGLPEAVGQAPDGSVPGTLVPPGDPAAFAAALRRWLTEPGERHRSKTAARRRRTALAGWETTSRNLARALEQLRQNPLEAV